In Musa acuminata AAA Group cultivar baxijiao chromosome BXJ2-8, Cavendish_Baxijiao_AAA, whole genome shotgun sequence, one genomic interval encodes:
- the LOC135619770 gene encoding fasciclin-like arabinogalactan protein 1, producing the protein MRRQQLLVYQLLIFPLLCVPLPEASGTAPSGVGRVIHIGSAISSLAAKGPAAAPPKQTNLTSVMARKGCATFAGLLASTADAEQTFVSNVDAGLTVFCPLDQAMKPFLPKFKNLTADGKLSLLLYHAIPVFYSIELLKTGNGVMNTLATDGTAKNYNLTVQNEGEQVTLKTRLTVSTITATLIDKDPLAVYAIDKVLEPAELFKPPEAPAPAPAPEADKMAEAPKARKSRRASPPAPAGPEEQPADQKAADESAAGRTGVAALAAAVIATAVAVIAA; encoded by the coding sequence ATGAGGCGGCAGCAGCTCCTCGTGTACCAGCTCTTGATCTTTCCACTACTGTGCGTGCCTCTACCGGAGGCCTCCGGCACCGCCCCTAGCGGTGTCGGCAGGGTCATCCACATCGGGTCAGCGATCTCGTCCCTGGCGGCCAAGGGCCCTGCGGCAGCACCCCCCAAGCAGACCAACCTCACGTCGGTCATGGCGAGGAAGGGATGCGCTACCTTCGCGGGCCTCCTGGCCTCCACCGCCGACGCGGAGCAGACGTTCGTGAGCAACGTGGACGCGGGGCTCACCGTGTTCTGCCCCCTCGACCAGGCCATGAAGCCCTTCCTGCCCAAGTTCAAGAACCTGACCGCCGACGGCAAGCTGTCGCTTCTGCTCTACCACGCCATCCCGGTCTTCTACTCCATAGAGTTGCTGAAGACCGGCAACGGCGTCATGAACACGCTGGCCACCGACGGCACCGCCAAGAACTACAACCTGACTGTGCAGAACGAAGGGGAGCAGGTGACGCTGAAGACGAGGCTGACGGTGTCCACCATCACCGCCACGCTCATCGACAAGGACCCCCTGGCGGTGTACGCCATCGACAAGGTGCTGGAGCCGGCGGAACTGTTCAAACCGCCCGAGGCCCCCGCTCCGGCGCCCGCGCCGGAGGCGGACAAGATGGCGGAGGCGCCCAAGGCCAGGAAGTCAAGGAGGGCATCGCCGCCAGCACCGGCAGGGCCGGAGGAGCAGCCAGCGGATCAGAAGGCAGCCGACGAGAGCGCTGCCGGGAGGACTGGCGTGGCCGCGTTGGCGGCGGCTGTCATTGCGACGGCGGTGGCGGTGATTGCGGCCTGA
- the LOC135619769 gene encoding LRR receptor kinase SERK2-like, translating to MLSRNMKVVYLLCVLISLQSRVESDRQGDALYDMKIKLNATGNQLIDWNQNQVNPCTWNSVICDSNNNVVQVTLSSMGFNGILSPRIGELQYLTVLSLPGNNITGGIPEQFGNLSSLTNLDLEINRLSGEIPASLGKLAKLQILILSQNNLTGNIPDSLTNLTALNDIRLAFNGLSGQIPDELFQVARYNFTGNNLNCGTNQQHLCASSMSVQGKSPNSKIGIVLGIVGGVILLLVIGVVFLICKSRRKGYRREEFVDVAGEDDRRIAFGQLKRFAYRELQIATDGFSEKNVLGQGGFGKVYKGVLPDSTKIAVKRLTDYESPGGEAAFLREVEMISVAVHRNLLRLIGFCTTPTERLLVYPFMQNLSVAYRLRDFKPGEPVLNWPTRKRVALGTARGLEYLHEHCSPKIIHRDVKAANVLLDEDFEAVVGDFGLAKLVDVRKTSVTTQVRGTMGHIAPEYLSTGKSSERTDVFGYGIMLLELVTGQRAIDFSRLEEEDDVLLLDHVKKLQKEKRLGDIVDRNLNNEYDGQEVEMMIQVALLCTQASPEDRPTMSEVVRMLEGEGLAERWEEWQQVEVRQEYERLQRRFDWGEDSLYNQDAIELSGAR from the exons GTGATGCATTATatgacatgaagattaagttaaatGCGACTGGTAATCAGCTCATTGATTGGAACCAAAATCAAGTCAACCCTTGCACATGGAACTCTGTTATCTGTGAcagtaacaataatgttgttcaagT AACATTGTCTTCCATGGGATTTAATGGAATCTTGTCACCAAGAATTGGAGAACTGCAGTATCTAACTGTTTT GTCGTTGCCTGGCAACAATATAACTGGTGGAATACCTGAACAGTTTGGAAACCTCTCTAGTTTGACAAACTTGGATTTGGAAATTAACCGTCTCAGTGGAGAGATACCAGCTTCCCTTGGCAAGCTTGCTAAGCTTCAGATTTT GATTCTTAGTCAAAATAATCTTACAGGGAACATTCCTGATTCTCTTACAAATCTCACTGCACTAAATGACAT TCGTCTAGCTTTCAATGGCCTATCTGGACAGATACCTGACGAACTGTTTCAAGTAGCCAGATACAA CTTTACAGGTAACAATCTGAATTGTGGTACAAATCAGCAGCACCTTTGTGCTTCCAGCATGTCTGTTCAAG GAAAATCACCAAATTCAAAAATAGGAATTGTGCTTGGAATTGTTGGAGGTGTCATATTACTCCTTGTTATAGGGGTTGTATTTCTTATATGCAAGAGCCGGAGGAAAGGCTATCGACGAGAAGAGTTTGTAGATGTTGCAG GTGAAGATGATCGTAGAATTGCTTTTGGACAATTGAAAAGATTCGCTTATCGAGAATTACAGATTGCAACAGATGGATTTAGTGAAAAGAATGTCCTTGGACAGGGTGGTTTTGGAAAAGTATACAAAGGAGTGCTTCCAGATAGCACAAAAATTGCTGTCAAACGGTTGACTGATTATGAGAGTCCAGGAGGGGAAGCTGCCTTTTTACGTGAAGTTGAGATGATAAGTGTAGCTGTCCACAGAAATCTTTTGAGGTTGATTGGCTTCTGCACGACACCAACAGAAAGGCTTCTGGTCTATCCTTTTATGCAAAATTTGAGTGTTGCATACCGTCTACGAG ATTTTAAACCAGGGGAGCCAGTATTAAATTGGCCTACCAGAAAACGAGTGGCATTAGGCACTGCTCGTGGATTAGAGTACCTCCATGAACATTGCAGTCCTAAAATAATCCACCGTGATGTTAAAGCTGCAAATGTCTTACTTGATGAGGACTTTGAGGCTGTTGTTGGTGATTTTGGCTTGGCAAAATTGGTAGATGTGAGAAAGACATCTGTCACAACTCAAGTTCGTGGAACTATGGGTCACATAGCACCTGAGTATTTATCCACTGGGAAATCATCTGAGAGGACTGATGTCTTTGGTTATGGAATCATGCTTCTGGAACTTGTCACAGGACAGCGTGCAATTGATTTTTCACGCctagaggaagaagatgatgttTTATTGCTTGATCAT gtgaagaagctacaaaaggaaAAGCGACTGGGTGATATCGTCGACCGAAACCTCAACAATGAGTACGATGGCCAGGAGGTTGAAATGATGATCCAGGTCGCTCTTCTTTGCACGCAGGCGTCGCCAGAGGACCGCCCAACAATGTCAGAAGTCGTGcggatgctagaaggagagggtcTGGCCGAGAGGTGGGAAGAGTGGCAACAAGTTGAGGTCAGGCAAGAATATGAGAGGCTGCAGAGAAGATTTGATTGGGGTGAGGACTCATTGTATAATCAAGATGCAATAGAACTCTCTGGCGCAAGATGA